Part of the Panicum virgatum strain AP13 chromosome 4N, P.virgatum_v5, whole genome shotgun sequence genome is shown below.
CTCCAgctggtggccgccgccgatcATGAGGGCCTCGACCACACCGTCCGCCGGGGCAGCGACGGCTTCCTCTGCAGAGCCGCCTCCGCACCGACCTTCCGCCGCGCCCACCATCAGGCGCCacgaactcctcggcggcgaACGTCACCACCACCCTACGCGCCCCGGAGATGTACGCCCCGCTACGCCTGCCGAGGGCCTTGGTCGTCGGCGTCGGTACCGGCAACGGGCGACAGGACTACCTCTTCAAGGTCGTCGACACCTCGAGCAACCTGATCTGGATGAAATGCAAGGGGTGCGACCCGCACTCCCCGCAGCGCCACCGGCTCTTCGACAAGACGGCCTCGCCGACGTTCGGCCTCGTCCCGGGCACCGACCCGTTCTGCCAGCCGCCGTACTGGTCCGAGTTCAACGGGCAAGCGTGCGCGTTCCGCGTCGACGGCCCGAGGGGCATGTCGGTCGAGGGCTACCTCGGCACCGACCAGCTGACCTACGAGGGGGCGGTGCACCAGAACGTGCCCTTCGGCTGCGCCCACAGCGCCCATCATTTCCAGAACGACGGCGTGTTCGCCGGGGTCATCGGCGCGACGGCCGTGGCTCGCGGGCTGACGCGGTTCTCGTACTGCCtcttccatggcggcggcgacgcgaaccgccgccgccagggcttTCTCCGATTCGGCACCGACGTCCCGCGCAACCCGCGCTACAGAACCACCAAGATCCTGCCGGCGCTCGGCGCCCGGAACGAGTCGTCGGGGCACTACGTTCGCCTCGTTGGCGTCAGCCTGGGCGCCCGCAGGCTCGACGGGATCCGACTGGAGATGTTCGCCCGCCGCGACGACGGGCAAGGCGGGTGCGTGATCGACCTCGGCACGCCGCTGACGGTGATGGCCCGGGAGGCGTACGACGTCGTCGAAGCGGCCGTGTGGTCGGACCTTGCGCACCACGGGGCGGAGCGGGTGGAGCTCTCCGGCTACGGCCTCTGCGTCCGAGCATCGTCCGAGGCGATGAAGGGGCGCCTCCCGTCGCTGTCGCTTCACTTtcccgaggaggaggcggcgctggtggtCTCGCCGGAGCAGATGTTCCTGATGGCGGATGACGAGGAGCAGGGGCGGATCGCGTGCCTTGCCATGAAGCCGGGACGCCGAACCGTCATCGGCGCATTGCAGCAGGTGGATACGCGGTTCGTCTTCGACCTCAAGGACTCCAAGCTTTCCTTTGCATCGGAGTCGTGCATCCAGGGGACCAGGACACCGTCCAAGACGTTTAGATGATCCACCGATGCTGTTCGGATTCCTCTGAATCCTCTTGAAATAAAGGGTAAAGTCCATTTTACAACCTCCTATTTGTCATAGTTGTCTGATTAACAACCTAAAAGTACAAAACCGGATAAAAAACACCCTGAACTATACAAAACCGGGCAAAACACACCCCT
Proteins encoded:
- the LOC120669146 gene encoding aspartic proteinase nepenthesin-2-like, which translates into the protein MYAPLRLPRALVVGVGTGNGRQDYLFKVVDTSSNLIWMKCKGCDPHSPQRHRLFDKTASPTFGLVPGTDPFCQPPYWSEFNGQACAFRVDGPRGMSVEGYLGTDQLTYEGAVHQNVPFGCAHSAHHFQNDGVFAGVIGATAVARGLTRFSYCLFHGGGDANRRRQGFLRFGTDVPRNPRYRTTKILPALGARNESSGHYVRLVGVSLGARRLDGIRLEMFARRDDGQGGCVIDLGTPLTVMAREAYDVVEAAVWSDLAHHGAERVELSGYGLCVRASSEAMKGRLPSLSLHFPEEEAALVVSPEQMFLMADDEEQGRIACLAMKPGRRTVIGALQQVDTRFVFDLKDSKLSFASESCIQGTRTPSKTFR